One segment of Dolichospermum sp. DET69 DNA contains the following:
- the radA gene encoding DNA repair protein RadA, whose translation MAKPKIVYICSSCAAEFSQWFGKCSNCDTYDSLVEQNISAFIGDISSRSGVGNWQAGGHSKSHNKPAKARSSLTFEQISDRQIARWESGYGELDRVLGGGIVPGSMVLIGGDPGIGKSTLLLQVSHQLAQKYRILYVTGEESGQQVKLRASRLGMSKPPLVITEDNQSKAPEETVKDSEKPIDPDSIGADLYVLPETDLEEILREIDSLKPNVAVIDSIQTVFLPALTSAPGSVAQVRECTAALMKVAKHEDITMLIVGHVTKEGAIAGPKVLEHLVDTVLYFEGDRFASHRLLRTVKNRFGATHEIGIFEMVSQGLKEVDNPSELFLGNRDDPAPGTAIVVACEGTRPIVVELQALVSPTSYPSPRRAGTGIDYNRLVQILAVLEKRVGIPMSKLDSYVASAGGLSVEEPAVDLGIAVAIVASFRDRIVDPGTVLIGEVGLGGQVRSVSQMELRLKEAAKLGFKRAIVPKGTKFPEIGIEILPVGKVIDAIIAAVPHQELTEEDLEPDEDE comes from the coding sequence ATGGCCAAGCCAAAAATCGTTTATATCTGTAGTAGTTGTGCAGCAGAATTTTCCCAATGGTTCGGAAAATGTTCCAATTGCGATACTTATGATTCTTTAGTTGAGCAGAATATTAGTGCTTTTATAGGGGATATATCTAGCCGATCTGGGGTGGGAAATTGGCAAGCTGGAGGTCATAGTAAATCTCATAATAAACCAGCTAAGGCTAGATCATCGCTGACTTTTGAGCAAATTAGCGATCGCCAAATTGCTCGGTGGGAATCCGGTTATGGGGAATTAGATCGAGTTTTAGGTGGTGGTATAGTTCCCGGTTCAATGGTGCTAATTGGTGGCGATCCTGGTATTGGTAAATCTACTTTACTACTGCAAGTATCTCATCAATTAGCCCAGAAATACCGTATCCTTTACGTAACTGGAGAGGAATCAGGACAACAGGTAAAATTGCGTGCTTCTCGGTTGGGAATGTCAAAACCCCCTCTTGTCATTACGGAAGATAATCAAAGCAAAGCCCCTGAAGAAACAGTAAAAGATTCAGAAAAGCCCATAGATCCTGACAGTATCGGCGCAGATTTATATGTATTGCCAGAAACGGATTTAGAGGAGATTTTGCGAGAAATAGACTCTTTGAAACCAAATGTAGCGGTAATAGATAGTATTCAAACGGTATTTCTTCCCGCTTTGACATCAGCACCGGGTTCAGTCGCACAAGTCAGGGAATGTACCGCAGCTTTAATGAAAGTGGCAAAACATGAAGATATTACAATGTTAATTGTGGGTCATGTTACCAAAGAAGGAGCGATCGCTGGACCCAAAGTATTAGAACATTTAGTGGATACTGTATTATATTTTGAAGGCGATCGCTTTGCTTCCCATAGATTATTAAGAACTGTAAAAAACCGTTTCGGAGCTACCCACGAAATTGGGATATTTGAAATGGTTTCCCAAGGGTTAAAAGAAGTTGATAATCCTTCTGAGCTATTTTTAGGTAATCGTGACGATCCTGCTCCTGGTACAGCCATTGTTGTTGCTTGTGAAGGAACAAGACCCATAGTAGTAGAATTGCAAGCTTTAGTTAGTCCTACCAGTTATCCCTCTCCTCGACGCGCTGGCACAGGCATAGACTATAACCGTTTAGTGCAGATTCTCGCCGTATTAGAAAAGCGTGTGGGGATACCCATGTCCAAATTAGATTCCTACGTTGCTTCTGCGGGGGGATTAAGCGTCGAAGAACCAGCAGTAGATTTAGGAATTGCGGTGGCGATTGTTGCCAGTTTCCGAGATCGGATAGTTGATCCTGGTACAGTCTTAATTGGGGAAGTCGGATTAGGGGGACAAGTGCGATCAGTTTCCCAAATGGAATTAAGATTAAAAGAAGCAGCAAAATTAGGATTTAAAAGAGCAATAGTTCCTAAAGGCACAAAATTTCCAGAGATTGGGATTGAGATATTACCAGTAGGTAAAGTCATAGATGCAATTATTGCGGCTGTACCACATCAAGAATTGACAGAAGAAGATTTAGAACCTGATGAGGATGAATAA
- a CDS encoding transposase → MIVFEAKLEGRNEQYESLDEAIRTARFVRNSCLRYWMDNKGVGRYDLNKFCAVLAASIEFPWVNKLNSMARQASAERAWSAIARFFDNCKKGKPGKKGFPKFKKEQTHGSVEYKTCGWKLSDDRRYITFSDGFKAGTFKLWGTRDLHFYQLKQFKRVRVVRRADGYYCQFCIDHERVERREPTGKTIGIDVGLNHFYTDSNGETVASPRHLRKSEKSLKRLQRRMSKTKKGSQNRIKLRKKLGLKHLKVSRQRKDFAMKTARCVVRSNDLVAYEDLMVRNMVKNHRLAKSISDVSWSLFREWIEYFGKVFGVVTVAVPPHYTSQNCSNCGEVVKKTLSTRTHVCPHCGHTQDRDWNAARNILEKGLSTAGHVGTNASGETDQYLGEETPPSKSTRGKRKPKERSLESPPSTK, encoded by the coding sequence ATGATTGTATTTGAGGCAAAACTTGAAGGACGAAACGAGCAGTACGAATCACTCGATGAAGCGATTCGTACTGCTCGTTTTGTGCGTAATAGCTGCCTGAGATACTGGATGGACAACAAGGGCGTTGGACGCTATGACCTAAATAAATTTTGCGCTGTACTTGCAGCCAGTATTGAGTTTCCTTGGGTTAACAAGCTGAACTCAATGGCAAGGCAAGCCAGTGCTGAAAGGGCGTGGTCTGCTATTGCTCGGTTCTTCGATAACTGCAAAAAAGGTAAACCAGGGAAAAAGGGATTCCCAAAGTTCAAGAAAGAACAAACACATGGTTCTGTTGAGTACAAAACCTGTGGGTGGAAACTTTCTGATGACCGCAGGTATATCACTTTCTCGGATGGATTCAAGGCAGGAACCTTTAAACTTTGGGGAACCCGTGATCTGCATTTCTACCAACTTAAACAGTTTAAGAGGGTGCGGGTTGTGCGTCGTGCAGATGGCTATTATTGCCAGTTTTGCATCGACCATGAACGAGTTGAAAGACGAGAACCAACGGGTAAAACTATTGGTATTGATGTAGGTCTAAACCACTTCTACACCGATAGCAACGGGGAGACAGTCGCCAGCCCTAGACATCTTCGCAAAAGCGAGAAGTCTTTGAAACGATTGCAACGCCGGATGTCTAAGACTAAAAAAGGTTCTCAAAACAGAATCAAGTTGAGAAAAAAACTTGGATTAAAGCATCTCAAAGTAAGTCGCCAGCGTAAAGACTTTGCTATGAAAACGGCAAGGTGCGTAGTGAGGTCTAACGACCTTGTGGCGTATGAAGATTTGATGGTGCGGAATATGGTGAAAAATCACCGTTTGGCTAAGTCGATTAGTGACGTTTCGTGGTCGCTGTTCCGTGAGTGGATTGAGTATTTCGGCAAGGTATTTGGTGTGGTCACGGTTGCCGTTCCACCTCACTATACTTCGCAGAATTGCTCTAATTGTGGTGAGGTTGTCAAAAAAACTCTTAGCACTAGAACTCATGTTTGCCCTCACTGTGGGCATACGCAAGACAGGGATTGGAACGCGGCACGGAACATATTAGAAAAAGGATTGAGTACGGCGGGTCACGTCGGAACTAACGCCTCTGGAGAGACTGATCAATACTTGGGTGAGGAAACTCCTCCAAGCAAATCAACTCGTGGAAAGAGGAAGCCCAAAGAGCGATCTTTGGAATCCCCACCCTCTACGAAGTAG
- a CDS encoding NAD-dependent malic enzyme, protein MKNLTPNSSFSVTLRLQIPNRVGMLASVTQEIASTGGNLGQIDLIEQTREESIRDITVDAASTEHAETIVQGVKELSDIKVIDVYDRTFNLHRGGKISIVSRIPLKSVSDLAMAYTPGVGRICKAIAENPEEVYNLTIKQNTVAIVTDGSAVLGLGNLGPEAALPVMEGKAMLFKEFAGLDAFPICLDTQDTDEIVKAVKNIAPVFGGVNLEDIAAPRCFEIEKRLRAELNIPIFHDDQHGTAIVTLAALFNSLKLVQKSIADIRIVINGAGAAGIAIARLLRKADAQTILMCDSKGIISTNRSDLTAEKLEFAVKAQGTLAGAVQGADVFIGVSAPGVLTPEMVQGMTKDAIVFAMANPIPEIQPELAPKNVAVMATGRSDYPNQINNVLAFPGVFRGALDCRASTITTTMCLEAASAIASLVKPSDLNREHIIPSVFDKRVATAVAAAVQQAAREEGIAQS, encoded by the coding sequence ATGAAAAATCTTACTCCTAATTCTAGTTTTAGTGTTACCCTGCGGTTACAAATTCCCAATCGGGTGGGGATGTTAGCATCTGTGACTCAAGAGATCGCCTCCACTGGTGGTAATCTCGGACAAATTGATTTAATTGAACAAACTCGTGAAGAATCTATCCGCGATATTACAGTTGATGCCGCTAGTACGGAACACGCGGAAACCATTGTGCAAGGAGTAAAGGAATTATCGGATATTAAGGTAATTGATGTTTATGACCGCACTTTTAATTTACATCGCGGTGGCAAAATCAGTATTGTGAGTAGAATTCCTCTCAAAAGTGTTTCTGATTTAGCAATGGCTTATACTCCAGGAGTTGGTCGCATTTGTAAGGCGATCGCCGAAAATCCAGAGGAAGTATATAATCTGACTATTAAACAAAATACCGTGGCTATCGTCACAGATGGCAGTGCTGTTCTCGGTTTGGGCAATTTGGGACCAGAGGCTGCTTTACCTGTGATGGAAGGGAAAGCCATGCTGTTTAAGGAATTTGCGGGGCTTGATGCTTTTCCTATCTGTTTAGATACTCAAGATACAGATGAGATTGTCAAGGCTGTTAAAAATATCGCTCCTGTATTTGGTGGTGTGAATTTAGAAGATATCGCTGCACCACGCTGTTTTGAAATTGAAAAAAGATTGCGAGCAGAATTAAATATCCCCATTTTTCATGATGACCAACATGGTACAGCTATTGTCACCTTGGCAGCACTGTTTAATTCTCTGAAACTTGTCCAAAAATCTATTGCAGATATCCGCATTGTGATTAATGGTGCTGGTGCGGCTGGGATTGCGATCGCTCGGTTACTCCGCAAAGCCGATGCCCAAACCATTTTGATGTGCGACTCTAAGGGAATTATTTCCACTAATCGCAGCGATTTGACCGCCGAAAAGCTGGAATTTGCGGTTAAAGCCCAAGGAACTTTAGCCGGTGCTGTCCAAGGTGCAGATGTGTTTATCGGTGTCAGCGCACCGGGAGTTTTGACACCAGAAATGGTACAGGGGATGACGAAAGATGCAATTGTATTTGCAATGGCTAATCCCATTCCCGAAATTCAACCCGAATTAGCTCCTAAAAACGTTGCTGTTATGGCTACAGGTCGGAGTGACTACCCCAACCAAATTAATAACGTCCTGGCGTTTCCAGGGGTGTTTCGTGGGGCTTTAGATTGTCGGGCCAGTACAATTACTACTACTATGTGTTTAGAAGCTGCCAGTGCGATCGCTTCTTTAGTTAAACCCTCTGACTTGAATCGGGAACATATTATTCCTTCCGTCTTTGATAAGCGTGTGGCTACTGCTGTGGCTGCTGCTGTCCAACAAGCCGCACGGGAAGAAGGTATTGCTCAAAGTTAA
- a CDS encoding HAD-IIB family hydrolase, with translation MLNNPGLYILLVSVHGLIRGHNLELGKDADTGGQTKYAVELACTLAKNPQIARVDLVTRLVNDPKVSPDYAQPVEILADKAQIIRIACGPKRYLRKEVLWPHLDSFADELLKHIRKIGKIPHIIHTHYADAGYVGSRVAGWLGIPLVHTGHSLGRIKQQRLLEHGTKQKNIEENFHISTRIEAEEITLGSAALIIASTSQEVEEQYSVYDHYQPERMVVIPPGVTLERFYPATDNWQNPPIQQELEKFLKDLQKPIIMAISRPAIRKNVSSLIKAYGEDPELRKLANLVLILGKREDILAMESGPRQVFLEILQLIDRYDLYGHVAYPKHHNADDVPDLYRLTAKTQGVFINPALTEPFGLTLIEASACGVPIIATADGGPRDILAACQNGLLIDPLNIQDIQNALKKALTDQEQWQKWSKNGMINVCQHFSWDSHVDHYLKEVNRLLPQKRIQSLLSPLVKSPADEHPDWNVPATNHLATADRFLVCEIDNTLLGDEAALAKLIQRIHDEGNTTGVGIATGRSLKSTLSLLEEWRFPMPDLLITSAGSEIYYGPQIVTDTSWQRHIAYNWRRSEIRKVMRDIPGVELQSDDAQGKFKISYFVDEAKSPSFREIIRRLRQNRLHVKGFYSHNMYLDLVPIRASKGDAIRYAALKWGLPVQRFLVAGASGNDESMLAGNTLAVVVGNHSQEIEQLRGLPQIYFAEGNHAWGILEALDYYDFFGNLSQPLLEIATTDKEEVILGI, from the coding sequence GTGTTAAACAACCCTGGGTTGTACATTTTGCTCGTTAGTGTTCATGGTTTAATTCGTGGCCACAATCTAGAGTTAGGTAAGGATGCTGACACTGGTGGACAAACTAAATACGCGGTTGAACTTGCTTGCACATTAGCTAAAAATCCCCAGATTGCAAGAGTTGACTTAGTAACACGGTTAGTAAATGACCCAAAAGTTAGCCCTGACTATGCTCAACCAGTGGAAATTCTCGCAGATAAAGCCCAAATTATTCGCATTGCTTGTGGTCCCAAACGCTACCTTCGCAAAGAAGTTCTCTGGCCACATTTAGATAGTTTTGCAGATGAATTACTCAAACACATTCGCAAAATCGGCAAAATTCCCCATATTATTCATACACATTATGCTGATGCCGGCTATGTAGGTTCTAGGGTTGCAGGTTGGTTAGGTATACCCCTAGTCCATACAGGCCACTCTCTAGGACGCATCAAGCAACAAAGATTATTAGAGCATGGTACTAAACAAAAAAACATTGAAGAGAATTTTCATATTAGTACAAGAATAGAAGCTGAAGAAATCACCTTGGGGAGTGCAGCCCTAATTATTGCCAGCACTTCTCAAGAAGTTGAAGAGCAGTACAGCGTTTACGACCACTATCAACCAGAACGCATGGTAGTAATTCCTCCTGGTGTTACCTTAGAGCGTTTTTACCCAGCTACAGATAATTGGCAAAATCCCCCTATTCAACAGGAATTGGAGAAATTTCTCAAAGACCTGCAAAAGCCCATAATTATGGCGATTTCTCGCCCAGCTATCCGGAAAAATGTCAGTAGTTTAATTAAGGCTTATGGGGAAGATCCCGAATTACGAAAATTGGCCAACCTGGTATTGATACTAGGTAAACGAGAGGACATTTTGGCAATGGAATCGGGGCCACGTCAGGTATTTTTAGAGATATTACAATTAATAGATCGCTATGATCTTTATGGTCATGTAGCTTATCCTAAACATCATAATGCTGATGATGTACCAGATTTATACCGACTCACGGCAAAAACACAAGGGGTATTTATTAACCCAGCCTTAACAGAACCATTTGGACTCACATTAATTGAAGCTAGTGCCTGTGGTGTGCCTATAATTGCGACTGCTGATGGTGGTCCGAGGGATATTCTCGCTGCTTGTCAGAATGGGTTATTAATTGATCCTTTGAATATTCAAGATATCCAAAATGCCTTAAAAAAGGCTCTCACAGATCAAGAACAATGGCAAAAATGGTCTAAAAATGGCATGATCAATGTTTGCCAACATTTCTCTTGGGATAGTCATGTAGATCATTATCTAAAAGAAGTTAACCGATTATTGCCCCAAAAACGCATTCAGTCTTTGCTGAGTCCTCTGGTTAAATCTCCCGCAGATGAACATCCAGATTGGAATGTCCCCGCAACTAATCACTTAGCAACTGCTGATAGATTTTTGGTATGTGAAATTGATAATACTCTATTGGGTGATGAGGCAGCTTTAGCAAAGTTAATTCAGAGAATTCATGATGAAGGTAATACAACAGGAGTTGGTATTGCTACTGGTCGCAGTCTCAAAAGTACCTTAAGTTTGTTGGAAGAATGGCGCTTCCCGATGCCAGATTTACTGATTACTTCAGCCGGAAGTGAAATTTACTATGGGCCGCAGATAGTCACAGATACGAGTTGGCAAAGACACATCGCGTATAATTGGCGACGGTCGGAAATTCGCAAAGTTATGCGGGATATTCCTGGGGTAGAATTGCAATCTGATGATGCTCAGGGCAAGTTTAAGATTAGCTATTTTGTAGATGAGGCTAAATCACCTAGTTTCCGCGAAATTATTCGTCGTCTCCGCCAAAATCGTCTCCACGTGAAAGGATTTTATAGCCATAATATGTATCTGGATTTAGTGCCTATCCGAGCTTCTAAGGGAGATGCTATTCGTTATGCTGCTTTGAAATGGGGTTTGCCTGTGCAACGCTTTTTGGTGGCTGGGGCTTCGGGTAATGATGAATCTATGTTAGCTGGTAATACTCTGGCTGTGGTGGTGGGAAATCACAGTCAGGAAATCGAACAGCTACGAGGTTTACCACAGATTTATTTTGCTGAAGGAAATCATGCTTGGGGGATTTTGGAAGCTTTGGATTATTATGACTTTTTTGGGAATTTGTCTCAACCACTTTTGGAAATAGCGACAACTGATAAGGAAGAAGTTATTTTAGGAATATGA
- a CDS encoding anti-sigma regulatory factor: protein MKSELHIPSDLGFINIVEQWLLGCLQLHLGESVDWTQQSSRLRLALVEAYSNAVRHAHKKKPNLPILLRLELKGRDLSIEIWDYGEGFDLSTYFPPNPIAKQEGGYGWLIMNRLMDKVEYQLQVNGANCLKLETTFPELFPHGEQGTGKMV from the coding sequence ATGAAAAGTGAACTTCATATTCCCAGTGATCTAGGTTTTATCAATATTGTAGAACAATGGTTATTGGGCTGCTTACAATTACATCTAGGGGAATCTGTTGATTGGACACAACAATCAAGTCGCTTACGATTGGCTTTGGTAGAAGCCTATTCTAATGCTGTGCGTCATGCCCATAAAAAAAAGCCAAATTTACCGATTTTACTGCGCTTAGAACTAAAAGGCCGGGATTTATCTATAGAGATTTGGGATTATGGTGAAGGTTTTGATCTATCTACTTACTTTCCACCCAACCCCATAGCAAAACAAGAAGGTGGTTATGGTTGGTTAATTATGAATCGCCTGATGGATAAGGTAGAGTACCAATTACAGGTGAATGGTGCTAATTGTCTGAAACTAGAAACAACTTTCCCAGAACTATTTCCTCACGGGGAACAGGGAACAGGTAAAATGGTATAA
- a CDS encoding SpoIIE family protein phosphatase, with protein MTEKKLSKLKLLVVDDERDNLDLLYRTFWKDFIVYRANNATEALAILEREGEMAMIISDQRMPDMNGSELLSLTVERFPDTIRILLTGFTDVEDLVDAINSGRVFKYITKPWNPYQLQSLVNQASDTYRVVKKRVAELSRALRRESLFNAVTTAIRESLDYDNMLQKIVVTIGETFAADNCLLKTVEDNFLTQKQFCYQNSQSEVYDFLPDPSELITEVFQTHHYQITEDIYENIHYQYLVVPLIYQEHLLAIIAIRKLGSDHVWDQEDIQLITGVAEQAALALSQAKLYQSLQEKQQLTNLELEVARQIQHNLLRQTLPEMAGVKVQACCYLAREVGGDFFEVFVHPNGDLWLAVGDVSGKGVPAALFMASTISLLRRELSLEVPVEPNVMMQNLNSTLIDDLISSNYFITMVLARYHPITKEIVYANSGHIYPFVWSESATINDSPHYLKVRSIPLGILPKWEAESGRLILASGDTLLVTSDGITEATVWENLDDSRTNNRSILHQEGLWQLIKKQPQPLNLDNLLALIQTNNDIQEDDQTIVSLEVL; from the coding sequence ATGACTGAAAAAAAGTTAAGCAAGCTCAAGCTCTTGGTTGTAGATGACGAGCGAGATAACTTGGATTTACTTTATCGCACTTTTTGGAAAGATTTTATAGTCTATAGAGCTAATAATGCTACTGAAGCCTTAGCTATCTTAGAAAGAGAAGGGGAAATGGCTATGATTATCTCTGACCAAAGAATGCCGGACATGAACGGTAGCGAATTATTAAGTCTGACAGTAGAGCGGTTTCCTGATACAATTCGGATTTTATTAACTGGTTTTACTGATGTTGAAGATTTAGTAGATGCCATTAACTCAGGTCGCGTATTTAAATACATTACAAAGCCCTGGAATCCCTATCAACTCCAATCATTAGTCAATCAAGCTAGTGATACATATCGCGTAGTCAAAAAACGAGTAGCTGAATTATCTCGTGCCTTGCGACGGGAATCTTTATTTAATGCTGTGACAACGGCAATTAGAGAATCTTTAGACTATGACAATATGCTGCAAAAAATTGTTGTCACTATTGGAGAAACATTTGCGGCTGATAATTGTTTACTTAAAACAGTTGAAGATAATTTTCTCACCCAAAAGCAATTTTGCTATCAAAATTCCCAATCAGAAGTATACGATTTTCTCCCAGACCCTAGTGAGTTAATTACCGAAGTTTTTCAAACTCACCACTATCAAATAACAGAAGATATCTACGAAAACATCCATTATCAATATTTAGTAGTCCCACTTATTTATCAAGAACACTTACTAGCTATTATTGCTATTCGTAAATTGGGAAGTGATCATGTTTGGGATCAAGAAGATATTCAATTAATTACAGGTGTAGCCGAACAAGCTGCTTTAGCGCTTTCTCAAGCTAAACTCTATCAAAGTCTGCAAGAAAAACAACAACTAACTAACCTAGAGTTAGAAGTAGCTCGCCAAATTCAACATAATTTATTACGGCAAACTTTACCGGAAATGGCGGGTGTAAAAGTCCAAGCTTGTTGCTATCTAGCCCGGGAGGTAGGAGGTGATTTTTTTGAGGTATTTGTCCATCCTAATGGTGATTTGTGGTTAGCGGTTGGTGATGTTTCTGGTAAAGGTGTGCCAGCGGCTTTGTTTATGGCTAGTACAATTTCTCTGCTGCGTCGGGAACTATCTCTTGAAGTACCAGTAGAGCCAAATGTGATGATGCAGAATCTGAATTCTACTCTGATTGATGACTTAATCAGCAGTAACTATTTTATTACTATGGTTTTAGCACGTTATCACCCAATCACAAAAGAAATTGTCTATGCTAATTCGGGGCATATTTATCCTTTTGTGTGGTCTGAGTCAGCTACTATAAATGATTCTCCTCATTATTTAAAAGTCCGAAGTATTCCTTTGGGAATATTGCCTAAATGGGAGGCTGAATCTGGCCGTTTAATTCTCGCTTCTGGAGATACATTACTGGTGACTAGTGATGGAATTACAGAAGCAACTGTGTGGGAAAATTTAGATGATTCAAGGACAAATAATCGTTCTATACTTCATCAAGAAGGTTTATGGCAACTTATTAAAAAACAACCTCAACCACTTAATCTTGATAATTTGTTAGCTCTTATTCAAACCAATAATGATATTCAAGAAGATGATCAAACTATAGTATCTCTGGAGGTTTTATAA
- a CDS encoding response regulator transcription factor: MSKIRTVIIEDHHLTRLSICTALRQKDEIEVVGEAINARHGLIILKQLQPDIAIVDIGLPDQDGIELTRKIKAIRLLRNTKVLILTLANDKESVLTAFSAGADSCCMKDIEFDNLLEAIGVTAAGNPWIDPMIARIILEQVQEKTSVESNNHQRSIKPGILTARELEVLQLIAGGCSNATIAKKLYITTGTVKTHVGNIMNKLCAKDRTEAAVIALRSGLVA; the protein is encoded by the coding sequence ATGAGTAAAATTCGCACTGTCATTATTGAGGATCATCATCTAACTCGTCTGAGTATTTGTACAGCATTACGGCAAAAAGACGAAATTGAAGTAGTTGGAGAAGCGATTAATGCTCGTCATGGTCTTATAATCTTAAAGCAGCTACAGCCGGATATTGCGATTGTTGATATAGGTTTGCCAGATCAAGATGGCATTGAATTAACTAGGAAGATTAAAGCAATTCGTCTATTACGGAATACAAAAGTATTAATTTTAACATTGGCTAATGATAAAGAATCTGTACTTACAGCCTTTAGTGCTGGTGCAGACTCTTGCTGTATGAAGGATATCGAATTTGACAATTTACTCGAAGCTATAGGGGTAACTGCTGCTGGTAATCCTTGGATTGATCCGATGATTGCGCGAATTATTTTAGAACAAGTGCAGGAGAAAACTTCTGTCGAATCTAATAATCATCAACGATCTATTAAACCTGGTATTCTCACAGCTAGAGAGTTAGAAGTGTTACAATTAATAGCTGGAGGTTGTAGTAATGCTACAATTGCTAAAAAACTTTATATTACAACTGGAACAGTAAAAACACACGTTGGCAATATTATGAATAAACTATGTGCTAAAGACCGTACTGAAGCAGCAGTAATTGCTTTGCGTTCTGGCTTAGTTGCGTAA
- a CDS encoding LptF/LptG family permease produces the protein MDRYLAMQLISPFLFGVGAFTSVVLAIDSLFELLRKVVESGLPLNIALQIFLLKLPYVMVYSFPMSTLLATLMTYSRLSSESELIALRACGVSVYRMVLTAVVLSFGVTIMTYIFNEQIAPAANYKATTTLAQALKSDQPSFKQQNIYYPEYRELKESNGDKKKILSRLFYADQFDGKEMKGLTIIDRSRGGVDQIVVSESAKWNSKQQVWDFYNGTIYLVASDRSYRNILRFEHQQLQLPRTPLTLAENSRDYGEMNIAQALEQLEIERLGGNDQKIRKLQVRIQQKIAFPFVCVIFGLVGSVMGSIPQRTGRGTSFGISVIVIFSYYLLLSVSGALAQAGILSPLIGAWLPNLFGLTVGLFLLIRVAQK, from the coding sequence ATGGATCGCTACTTGGCGATGCAATTAATTTCACCATTTTTATTTGGTGTCGGGGCATTTACTTCTGTCGTTTTAGCCATTGATAGCTTATTTGAATTATTACGAAAAGTTGTAGAATCTGGGCTACCACTGAATATTGCTTTACAAATTTTCCTATTAAAGCTACCTTATGTCATGGTTTACTCCTTCCCCATGTCCACTTTGTTAGCCACTTTAATGACCTATAGCCGTCTTTCTAGCGAAAGTGAATTAATTGCTTTGCGTGCTTGTGGAGTGAGCGTTTATCGCATGGTTTTAACTGCTGTGGTTTTAAGTTTTGGAGTCACCATCATGACTTATATCTTCAATGAGCAAATCGCCCCTGCTGCCAATTACAAAGCTACTACCACCCTAGCACAAGCCCTGAAGTCAGACCAACCATCCTTTAAACAACAAAATATTTACTATCCTGAATATCGAGAATTAAAAGAATCAAATGGTGATAAAAAGAAAATACTTTCTCGCTTATTTTATGCTGACCAATTTGATGGTAAGGAAATGAAAGGTTTAACAATTATAGATCGTTCTCGAGGCGGAGTTGATCAAATTGTTGTTTCTGAATCAGCTAAATGGAACAGTAAACAACAAGTTTGGGATTTTTACAATGGCACTATCTATTTAGTAGCATCTGATCGCTCCTATCGGAATATTTTACGATTTGAACATCAGCAATTACAACTACCTCGCACTCCTTTAACCTTAGCTGAAAATAGCCGAGACTATGGCGAAATGAATATTGCCCAAGCCCTAGAACAACTAGAAATAGAACGTTTAGGTGGTAACGATCAAAAAATTCGCAAACTTCAAGTGCGAATTCAACAAAAAATCGCTTTTCCCTTTGTTTGTGTCATTTTTGGTTTAGTTGGCTCAGTTATGGGGAGTATACCTCAGCGCACCGGACGCGGGACAAGTTTTGGTATTAGCGTGATTGTGATTTTCAGTTATTATTTACTACTATCCGTTTCTGGAGCTTTGGCACAAGCTGGTATACTTTCTCCCTTAATTGGTGCTTGGTTGCCCAACTTATTTGGATTAACTGTAGGTTTATTTTTGTTAATACGAGTAGCTCAAAAGTAA